From Pandoraea vervacti, the proteins below share one genomic window:
- a CDS encoding AraC family transcriptional regulator: MHSGPRDVLSQILGACKAERAVTASFRLLAPWALHSSGTEGALIRMCTGQGYWIRVDGGQAMQIGPRDIVMLPRGTPHTVSSMPSPKAHDVVPFADVLKTHMVGRHGDHPIALTYGSGAADAVATQLYSLHLWMPALDVASVQADLPSLIVLRGDEHALAHTLAVTMELLVQDSLAQRPGWQLSAARMGDLLLVRILGEHLRTGAHTTGPNGTPGTLGALDDPGIARAIAAMHEAPQRDWTLPELAAVAYLSRTVFAERFRALIGVPPMQYLSAYRMNVAAERLRQPRVRIGDVAEAVGYASEKAFARAFARWIGVSPTQYQRDGNGG; encoded by the coding sequence ATGCATTCCGGTCCTCGCGACGTTCTCAGTCAGATCCTCGGCGCATGCAAAGCCGAGCGTGCCGTGACGGCGAGCTTCCGGTTGCTTGCCCCATGGGCGTTGCACTCGTCGGGCACCGAAGGCGCATTGATCCGGATGTGCACGGGGCAGGGGTATTGGATTCGCGTCGACGGAGGGCAAGCGATGCAGATCGGACCGCGCGACATCGTCATGTTGCCGCGGGGAACGCCCCATACCGTGTCGTCGATGCCTTCGCCGAAGGCACACGATGTCGTGCCCTTTGCCGACGTGCTCAAGACCCACATGGTCGGACGCCATGGCGATCACCCCATTGCACTGACGTACGGGAGCGGGGCTGCCGATGCCGTTGCGACCCAGCTCTATTCGCTTCATCTATGGATGCCCGCGCTCGATGTTGCCAGCGTCCAGGCGGATTTGCCGTCGCTGATCGTGCTGCGTGGCGACGAGCATGCGTTGGCGCACACGCTCGCCGTCACGATGGAACTGCTCGTGCAGGACTCGCTGGCCCAGCGCCCCGGCTGGCAACTGTCGGCCGCACGTATGGGCGATCTTCTGCTGGTGCGCATTCTGGGCGAGCACCTGCGCACGGGCGCGCACACGACAGGGCCGAACGGGACGCCCGGCACGCTCGGAGCGCTCGACGATCCTGGCATCGCCCGGGCCATCGCCGCCATGCACGAGGCGCCTCAACGCGACTGGACCCTTCCCGAGCTGGCCGCCGTCGCTTATCTCTCCCGCACCGTGTTTGCCGAGCGCTTTCGCGCATTGATCGGCGTGCCGCCGATGCAGTATCTGAGCGCCTACCGGATGAATGTCGCGGCAGAGCGTCTGCGTCAGCCGCGAGTGCGCATTGGCGATGTGGCCGAAGCCGTCGGCTACGCCTCGGAAAAAGCCTTCGCCCGCGCGTTTGCGCGTTGGATCGGTGTGTCGCCGACGCAGTATCAGCGCGACGGCAACGGCGGTTGA
- the cobF gene encoding precorrin-6A synthase (deacetylating): protein MKKILIIGIGAGNPDYLTVQAIDALNRADVFFVMDKGAAKEKLVALRKHIIERFVKGRDYRIVEAASPERRRDASDDDYRVAVDELNRDKQQIFARLISESMRDGEVGAFLVWGDPSLYDSTIRILEAIRAQGGHTFEFDVIPGISSVQALAAQHRIPLNQIGKSIEITNGRGIVDGFPQGVDTVVVMLDAKHAYKHLAHEDLDIFWGAYVGTPDEILIAGPLREVMDEIERVRDEARRTHGWIMDTYLLRRR, encoded by the coding sequence ATGAAGAAGATTCTGATCATTGGCATCGGGGCAGGCAACCCCGATTATTTGACCGTTCAGGCGATCGATGCGCTGAACCGCGCCGATGTGTTCTTCGTGATGGACAAGGGCGCGGCCAAGGAGAAGCTCGTCGCGCTGCGCAAGCACATCATCGAGCGGTTCGTGAAAGGTCGTGACTATCGCATCGTGGAGGCGGCGAGTCCGGAGCGCCGACGCGATGCATCGGACGACGACTACCGGGTGGCCGTCGACGAGTTGAACCGCGACAAGCAGCAGATCTTCGCGCGCCTGATTTCGGAATCGATGCGCGACGGCGAAGTCGGGGCGTTTCTGGTGTGGGGCGATCCGTCGTTGTACGACAGCACGATCCGGATTCTGGAGGCGATTCGTGCGCAGGGCGGCCACACGTTCGAGTTCGACGTCATTCCGGGGATCAGCAGCGTGCAGGCGCTCGCGGCGCAGCATCGCATTCCGCTCAATCAGATCGGCAAGTCCATCGAGATCACCAACGGTCGTGGCATCGTCGACGGCTTCCCGCAGGGAGTCGACACCGTCGTGGTGATGCTGGACGCGAAGCACGCGTACAAGCACCTCGCGCACGAAGACCTGGACATCTTCTGGGGCGCCTATGTTGGCACCCCGGACGAGATTCTCATCGCCGGGCCGCTGCGCGAAGTGATGGACGAAATCGAACGGGTGCGCGATGAAGCGCGCCGCACGCACGGCTGGATCATGGATACCTATTTGCTGCGTCGGCGCTAG
- the cobM gene encoding precorrin-4 C(11)-methyltransferase has translation MTVYFIGAGPGDPELITVKGQRLVRSCPVILYAGSLVPQAVLAGHTAGQVVNTADLDLDTIVALLAQAHAKGQDVARVHSGDPSLYGAIGEQIRRLRALDIPYEIVPGVTATAACAATLGCELTLPGISQTLILTRYATRTSMPEGEALGELARHGATMAIHLGVRHLARIVAELRPHYGDDCPIAVVYRASWPDETRVTGTLADIEAKVGQTGIERTALILVGHVLAADGFADSSLYATARHLEIGR, from the coding sequence ATGACGGTTTATTTCATTGGCGCCGGGCCCGGCGACCCCGAACTGATTACGGTGAAGGGACAGCGTCTGGTCCGAAGCTGTCCGGTGATTCTTTACGCAGGCTCGCTGGTGCCTCAGGCGGTGCTCGCGGGCCATACCGCCGGGCAGGTCGTCAACACGGCGGACCTCGATCTCGACACCATCGTCGCGTTGCTGGCCCAGGCGCATGCGAAGGGGCAGGACGTTGCCCGCGTGCATTCCGGCGATCCGTCGCTGTACGGCGCCATCGGCGAGCAGATCCGGCGCCTGCGGGCGCTGGACATTCCCTACGAGATCGTGCCGGGAGTCACCGCCACGGCGGCCTGCGCCGCGACGCTCGGTTGCGAACTGACCCTGCCGGGCATTTCGCAGACGCTGATTCTCACGCGATACGCGACCCGGACATCGATGCCGGAAGGCGAAGCGCTGGGCGAACTGGCGCGACACGGCGCGACCATGGCGATTCATCTGGGCGTGCGGCACCTCGCGCGCATCGTTGCCGAGCTCCGGCCGCATTACGGCGACGATTGCCCGATCGCGGTCGTGTACCGCGCCAGCTGGCCGGACGAGACACGCGTGACCGGCACGCTGGCGGACATCGAAGCGAAGGTCGGGCAGACCGGTATCGAGCGCACGGCGCTGATTCTGGTGGGGCACGTGCTGGCAGCGGATGGTTTCGCCGACTCGTCGTTGTACGCGACGGCGCGGCATCTGGAGATCGGGCGATGA
- a CDS encoding cobalt-precorrin-6A reductase — translation MRVLLLGGTGDALKIARRLGQYDVYSLAGLGRVPDDLPCRVRVGGFGGAEGLARYLESESIDLLIDATHPYAARMSANAAAAGRQVGVTVWSLWREPWQPREGDDWRFVPDWPALCEALAGFSRPLFTLGRAPLSHLDAIPSHQRWVVRCLDDHPGNAQATVIGARGPFTHESERALFVRHDIDVVVSKHSGGAATEAKLDVAREHGLPVVMLARPAAIETDRTFACGATLLAALDALRDTASAHHIQTASRRNEA, via the coding sequence ATGCGCGTTCTGCTCCTTGGCGGGACGGGAGACGCCCTGAAGATCGCTCGCCGTCTCGGTCAGTACGACGTCTACAGTTTGGCGGGCCTCGGCCGGGTGCCCGACGATCTGCCGTGCCGCGTGCGCGTTGGCGGCTTCGGCGGCGCCGAGGGGCTCGCGCGCTATCTCGAATCGGAAAGCATCGACTTGCTCATCGATGCCACGCACCCCTACGCCGCGCGGATGAGTGCGAACGCCGCTGCCGCCGGGCGACAGGTCGGCGTGACGGTGTGGTCGCTGTGGCGCGAGCCGTGGCAGCCCCGAGAGGGCGACGACTGGCGGTTCGTGCCGGACTGGCCTGCACTGTGCGAGGCGCTGGCAGGATTTTCTCGTCCGCTGTTCACCCTGGGACGAGCGCCGCTAAGCCATCTCGACGCGATTCCCTCGCATCAGCGCTGGGTGGTGCGCTGCCTTGACGATCATCCGGGCAACGCGCAGGCGACGGTGATCGGCGCGCGCGGTCCTTTTACCCATGAGAGCGAGCGCGCGTTATTTGTCCGGCACGACATCGACGTCGTCGTGAGCAAGCACAGTGGCGGCGCGGCAACAGAAGCCAAACTCGATGTCGCCCGTGAGCACGGTCTGCCGGTCGTGATGCTTGCGCGTCCGGCGGCGATCGAGACGGACCGCACGTTCGCGTGTGGCGCAACCTTGCTGGCGGCGCTCGACGCCTTGCGCGACACCGCGAGCGCGCATCACATTCAGACCGCCTCACGAAGGAACGAAGCATGA
- a CDS encoding bifunctional cobalt-precorrin-7 (C(5))-methyltransferase/cobalt-precorrin-6B (C(15))-methyltransferase, whose amino-acid sequence MTPWLTVIGIGEDGFAGLGRKARRALLDAQIVTGAPRHLSMLPARLRARREPWPKPFDVGHVASWRGKPVCVLASGDPMLFGVGATLARHIPASEMHVIGAPSSLSLAAARLGWALQDVQPVSLVGRSLATLNAHLHDGARLLVLSRDGASPAEVAATLCANGFGQTLMSVFESLGGTRERRIDATAQQWGAQQVEALNLIALTCRVDADARALPLSAGLPDDAFLNDGQLTKRDVRAITLSRLAPHPGALLWDVGAGCGSIGIEWMRSHPTCRAIAIESSPARQAFIGHNRDALGVPGLELVAGRAPDALQGLAAPDAIFIGGGVTVPGVLDACWSSLRPGGRLVANAVTLQSEAVLVAWRERHGGTLTRLAISEVQPLGGFDTWRAALPITLWEVTRARVSDSGATS is encoded by the coding sequence ATGACGCCCTGGCTGACGGTGATCGGCATAGGCGAGGACGGGTTTGCCGGCCTGGGCCGAAAGGCTCGCCGGGCCTTGCTCGACGCGCAGATCGTCACCGGCGCGCCACGCCATCTGTCGATGCTGCCGGCGCGCCTTCGCGCACGGCGCGAACCCTGGCCCAAACCGTTCGATGTCGGGCATGTGGCGAGCTGGCGTGGCAAGCCCGTGTGTGTGCTTGCCAGCGGCGATCCGATGCTGTTCGGCGTGGGCGCGACGCTCGCCCGGCACATTCCTGCCAGCGAGATGCATGTGATCGGCGCGCCGTCGTCGCTCTCGCTCGCCGCTGCACGACTGGGGTGGGCGTTGCAGGACGTGCAGCCGGTCTCGCTGGTGGGCAGGTCGCTGGCCACGTTGAACGCGCATCTGCACGACGGCGCGAGACTGCTGGTGCTGAGCCGCGATGGCGCGTCGCCGGCGGAGGTTGCCGCCACGCTGTGCGCCAATGGTTTCGGCCAAACTCTCATGAGCGTATTCGAGTCGCTGGGCGGCACTCGCGAGCGTCGCATCGATGCCACGGCGCAGCAGTGGGGCGCGCAGCAGGTCGAAGCCCTCAACCTCATTGCCCTGACGTGCCGGGTCGATGCCGACGCGCGGGCGCTTCCGCTAAGCGCCGGGTTGCCCGACGACGCTTTTCTCAACGACGGCCAACTCACCAAGCGCGATGTGCGCGCGATCACCCTGTCGCGGTTGGCGCCGCATCCGGGCGCGCTGTTGTGGGATGTGGGCGCCGGGTGCGGTTCCATCGGTATCGAATGGATGCGCTCGCACCCGACGTGCCGGGCGATCGCCATCGAATCGTCGCCCGCACGTCAGGCATTCATTGGCCACAATCGCGACGCGCTGGGCGTGCCCGGGCTGGAACTGGTCGCGGGGCGCGCACCCGACGCCCTGCAAGGGCTGGCTGCGCCGGATGCCATCTTCATTGGCGGCGGCGTCACGGTGCCCGGCGTGCTCGATGCCTGCTGGTCGAGCCTGCGTCCCGGCGGGCGGCTCGTCGCGAACGCCGTGACGTTGCAAAGCGAAGCGGTGCTGGTTGCGTGGCGCGAGCGCCACGGCGGCACGCTCACGCGTCTGGCCATCAGCGAAGTTCAGCCGCTCGGCGGTTTCGACACGTGGCGTGCGGCATTGCCGATCACGCTGTGGGAAGTGACCCGAGCGCGAGTCTCCGACAGCGGAGCCACGTCGTGA
- a CDS encoding precorrin-3B synthase, with amino-acid sequence MDSRDGGLCRVKLPGGKLSATQAVAIADAAEAFASGTIELTNRANLQLRGVQPRAQTDLSLTQRLLEDGLGPRMLHAMPGENDLGRIAVADDVRNLMLSATAGVDAGALYDTRTLADAILARLENEPCFAALSPKFSILLDGGEHLAALDHPHDVWLSSMCAAGAAQPKFVFGFAGHPTTTAGGALAAVRAEDIPAFVHSVLCTFVDLATADDKRMRDLLRVHCASGVAERAAAMAGVTLYRDAAVSAWRRTPADALRRFGAWAQRDGSDGSDGSDDGSGGRGGRGGLWHVGAQAPLGRIDATTLRALARLADAHASGTLRITPWQGVMFTDVPTHAVRPLEQALDALGMIRSPETPLGRLIACAGATGCAKALSDTKTDARELAARLHQSVEAHLSGCARSCAAAHCAPWTLLAVGPGRYDLYRQTAPDTAQPTPGHRQPRLPPKHDTECPGDGVGKRFGGFGERIATDMPLEAIALRLNSQDRIAQP; translated from the coding sequence GTGGACAGCCGCGACGGCGGGCTGTGCCGGGTGAAGCTGCCCGGCGGAAAACTGAGCGCGACGCAGGCCGTTGCCATCGCCGACGCTGCCGAGGCCTTCGCCAGCGGCACGATCGAGTTGACGAACCGGGCCAATCTTCAATTGCGCGGCGTGCAACCACGCGCGCAGACGGACCTGAGTCTGACGCAGCGTCTGCTCGAAGACGGACTGGGACCGCGCATGCTGCATGCGATGCCGGGCGAGAACGACCTCGGGCGCATTGCCGTTGCCGACGATGTGCGCAACCTCATGCTCAGTGCCACCGCCGGGGTCGATGCCGGAGCGCTTTACGACACGCGCACACTGGCGGACGCCATCCTCGCGCGCCTGGAAAACGAACCCTGCTTCGCAGCGCTCTCCCCCAAATTCTCGATTCTGCTCGACGGCGGCGAACACCTCGCCGCCCTCGATCATCCGCACGACGTCTGGCTGTCGTCGATGTGCGCGGCAGGCGCGGCGCAGCCGAAGTTCGTGTTCGGCTTCGCCGGACATCCGACCACGACCGCCGGCGGCGCACTCGCCGCAGTTCGGGCGGAGGACATTCCCGCGTTCGTGCATTCGGTGCTGTGCACGTTCGTCGATCTCGCAACGGCTGACGACAAGCGCATGCGCGATCTGTTGCGCGTGCACTGCGCGAGCGGCGTGGCCGAGCGTGCCGCAGCGATGGCGGGCGTGACGTTATACCGCGACGCCGCTGTGAGCGCGTGGCGACGCACGCCGGCCGACGCGCTGCGTCGATTCGGCGCCTGGGCCCAGCGCGACGGTAGCGACGGTAGCGACGGTAGCGACGATGGCAGCGGTGGCCGCGGTGGCCGCGGTGGCTTGTGGCACGTCGGCGCACAAGCCCCGCTCGGGCGCATCGACGCCACGACGTTGCGCGCCCTCGCCCGACTCGCCGACGCGCACGCATCGGGCACGTTGCGCATCACGCCATGGCAGGGCGTCATGTTCACCGACGTACCGACGCACGCCGTGCGGCCCCTCGAACAGGCGCTCGATGCGCTCGGCATGATCCGCAGCCCCGAGACGCCGTTGGGTCGCCTGATCGCTTGCGCGGGCGCCACAGGATGCGCCAAAGCGCTCTCCGACACCAAGACCGATGCCCGCGAACTTGCAGCGCGTCTGCACCAGAGCGTGGAGGCCCACTTGAGCGGCTGCGCGCGCTCCTGTGCCGCCGCCCACTGCGCGCCGTGGACGCTGCTCGCCGTCGGTCCGGGTCGATACGACCTGTACCGGCAGACCGCGCCGGACACGGCGCAGCCCACGCCCGGCCATCGTCAGCCTCGCCTGCCTCCCAAGCACGATACCGAGTGCCCGGGGGACGGCGTTGGCAAACGCTTCGGCGGCTTCGGCGAGCGCATCGCCACCGATATGCCCCTCGAAGCGATTGCGCTTCGACTGAACTCGCAAGACCGGATTGCCCAGCCATGA
- a CDS encoding precorrin-8X methylmutase codes for MIDYVRDAQAIYRESFATIRAEADLSRIPPDLEKLAVRVIHACGMVDIVDDLHFSDGAGAAGRRALAAGAPILCDANMVAHGVTRARLPAANPVVCTLTDPAVPELARSMGNTRSAAALELWRPMLAGSVVAIGNAPTALFHLLDMLDRGAPPPALILGFPVGFVGAAESKAMLAADSRGVPYVIVSGRRGGSAMAAAAINALASETE; via the coding sequence ATGATTGATTACGTCCGCGACGCACAGGCCATCTACCGCGAATCGTTCGCCACGATCCGCGCCGAAGCCGACCTCTCGCGCATCCCCCCCGACCTGGAAAAGCTCGCCGTTCGCGTGATCCACGCATGCGGCATGGTCGATATCGTCGACGACCTGCACTTCTCCGACGGCGCAGGCGCCGCCGGGCGTCGTGCCCTCGCGGCCGGCGCGCCGATTCTGTGCGACGCCAACATGGTCGCCCACGGCGTGACGCGTGCGCGCCTTCCCGCTGCGAATCCGGTCGTGTGCACGCTCACCGACCCCGCCGTGCCCGAGTTGGCCCGCTCGATGGGCAATACGCGCTCGGCGGCAGCGCTCGAATTGTGGCGTCCGATGCTTGCGGGCAGCGTCGTCGCCATCGGCAATGCGCCGACCGCGCTGTTCCATCTGCTCGACATGCTCGATCGGGGCGCCCCGCCCCCCGCGCTGATCCTCGGCTTTCCCGTCGGCTTCGTGGGCGCGGCCGAATCGAAAGCGATGCTCGCCGCCGACAGTCGCGGCGTGCCTTATGTGATCGTCTCGGGCCGCCGTGGCGGCAGCGCCATGGCCGCCGCCGCCATCAACGCTCTGGCTTCGGAGACCGAATAA
- a CDS encoding precorrin-2 C(20)-methyltransferase, which translates to MSTTGKLFGIGVGPGDPELLTLKALRLLQAAPVVAYFVAKGKRGNAFGIIEDHLRDAQTRMPLVYPVTTEALEPPLSYETIIADFYDTAAALIGEHLAAGRDVAVVCEGDPFFYGSYMYLHDRLAERFVAEVVPGVCSMLGGAAVLGTPLVYRNQSLSILSGVLPEDELRRKLADTDAAVIMKLGRNFDKVRRVLDDLGLSERALYVERATMPNERIVPLAQVDPSASPYFSLLVVPGQKWQG; encoded by the coding sequence ATGTCAACCACCGGCAAACTCTTCGGTATCGGCGTCGGCCCGGGCGACCCCGAGTTGCTCACGCTCAAGGCGCTGCGCCTGCTGCAAGCGGCTCCCGTTGTCGCGTACTTCGTGGCAAAGGGAAAACGGGGTAATGCGTTCGGCATCATCGAAGACCACCTGCGCGACGCGCAGACACGTATGCCGCTCGTCTATCCGGTGACGACGGAAGCGCTTGAGCCGCCCCTGTCGTACGAGACGATCATCGCTGACTTCTACGACACGGCTGCGGCCCTGATCGGCGAGCATCTGGCCGCCGGACGCGACGTGGCCGTCGTCTGCGAGGGCGACCCGTTCTTCTACGGTTCGTATATGTACCTGCACGACCGTCTGGCCGAGCGGTTCGTCGCCGAAGTCGTGCCGGGCGTGTGCTCGATGCTCGGCGGGGCAGCCGTGCTGGGCACGCCGCTCGTCTACCGGAATCAGAGTCTGTCGATCCTCTCCGGCGTGCTGCCCGAAGACGAATTGCGACGCAAGCTGGCCGACACGGACGCGGCCGTCATCATGAAGCTCGGCCGCAATTTCGATAAGGTGCGTCGCGTACTCGACGACCTCGGCCTTTCCGAGCGTGCGCTGTACGTCGAACGGGCAACGATGCCCAACGAACGGATCGTGCCGCTCGCGCAGGTCGATCCGAGCGCGTCGCCCTACTTCTCGCTGCTTGTCGTGCCGGGGCAGAAATGGCAGGGATGA
- the cobJ gene encoding precorrin-3B C(17)-methyltransferase encodes MAGMNPTLNAPAIVVLGRSALDTARRLQAGLPQASVHGLAARVGNDADVRFTQLGEHLQALYAAGTPIVALCAAGIVIRCVAPVLNNKGTEPPVLAVAEDGSAVVPLLGGLAGVNVLARQIARTLGVAPAITTSGELRFGTCLLNPPDGYVLADLTQSKHFVSDLLAGETVRIEGDAPWLDDCDLPQADNATRTIHVTPFVGDGHRDALVIHPRSVLAAITRTGENQATQVRDMLAAQGLSAHALAVVMAPRALMGNADLRTMADALGVPLRFAEFAFPQVSDWLTTTLGSGVDIRQGEHGVTLARTASPIDPTTIGQPRGTLSVIGLGPGDTALRVPEASAALSAATDILGYATYVAMAGPFRDDQTLHETDNREELARARHAFALASKGKQVVVVSSGDPGVFAMASAVFEALDGSDDPAWKTVDLRIVPGISAAMATAAQAGAPLGHDFCVLSLSDNLKPWRVICERLRHAAQADLVMAFYNPISRARPWQLGEALDIVRQWRAPQTRVVLGRDIGRPGATLTNTTLGELRPEQVDMRTMVIIGSSTTRGIDGGPHGEWIYTPRWYGEAPGR; translated from the coding sequence ATGGCAGGGATGAATCCGACGTTGAACGCTCCCGCCATCGTCGTGCTCGGGCGCAGTGCGCTCGACACCGCGCGACGCCTTCAGGCGGGCCTGCCGCAGGCCTCCGTCCATGGGCTGGCCGCGCGTGTCGGCAACGACGCCGACGTGCGCTTCACCCAACTCGGCGAACATCTTCAGGCGCTCTATGCTGCGGGGACGCCGATCGTCGCCCTGTGCGCCGCAGGTATCGTCATTCGTTGCGTAGCGCCGGTGCTGAACAACAAGGGGACGGAGCCGCCGGTACTTGCCGTGGCGGAAGACGGCAGCGCGGTCGTGCCGTTGCTCGGGGGGCTGGCGGGGGTCAACGTATTGGCACGCCAAATCGCCCGGACGCTGGGCGTCGCACCTGCGATCACCACGAGCGGCGAACTGCGATTCGGCACCTGTCTTCTGAATCCCCCCGACGGCTATGTGCTCGCCGACCTGACACAGAGCAAGCATTTCGTATCGGACCTGCTGGCCGGAGAGACGGTGCGCATCGAAGGCGACGCCCCGTGGCTCGATGACTGCGATCTGCCGCAGGCGGACAATGCCACGCGCACGATTCATGTCACGCCCTTCGTCGGCGACGGTCATCGCGACGCGCTGGTCATCCATCCGCGCAGCGTGCTCGCCGCCATCACCCGGACCGGGGAGAACCAGGCGACGCAAGTGCGGGACATGCTCGCGGCGCAAGGCCTCTCGGCGCATGCGCTGGCCGTCGTGATGGCGCCGCGCGCCCTGATGGGCAATGCCGACCTGCGCACGATGGCCGATGCGCTCGGCGTGCCGTTGCGTTTTGCCGAGTTTGCATTCCCCCAGGTGAGCGATTGGCTGACGACAACGCTCGGCAGCGGCGTCGATATCCGCCAGGGGGAGCACGGCGTCACCCTCGCACGCACCGCCTCGCCCATCGATCCGACGACCATCGGTCAGCCACGCGGCACGCTGAGCGTCATCGGCCTCGGCCCGGGTGACACCGCATTACGCGTACCGGAGGCCAGCGCCGCGTTGAGCGCAGCCACCGATATTCTCGGCTATGCCACTTACGTTGCGATGGCAGGCCCGTTCCGCGACGACCAGACGTTGCACGAGACCGATAACCGCGAGGAACTCGCGCGCGCACGCCACGCGTTCGCGCTGGCGAGCAAAGGCAAGCAGGTCGTGGTCGTCTCGTCGGGGGATCCGGGGGTGTTCGCCATGGCGAGCGCCGTGTTCGAAGCGCTCGACGGCAGCGACGACCCCGCGTGGAAAACAGTCGACCTGCGTATCGTGCCGGGCATCTCGGCGGCGATGGCGACGGCAGCACAGGCGGGCGCGCCACTGGGCCACGACTTCTGCGTGCTGTCGCTGTCCGACAATCTCAAGCCGTGGCGGGTCATCTGCGAGCGCCTGCGACATGCCGCGCAGGCAGACCTTGTCATGGCGTTCTACAACCCGATCTCTCGGGCGAGACCTTGGCAACTTGGCGAAGCGCTCGATATCGTCAGGCAGTGGCGTGCGCCGCAAACCCGCGTCGTGCTGGGCCGCGACATCGGACGCCCCGGCGCAACGCTGACCAACACGACCTTGGGCGAGCTACGTCCCGAGCAGGTGGACATGCGCACGATGGTCATCATCGGCTCGTCGACGACGCGCGGGATCGACGGCGGCCCCCACGGCGAGTGGATCTATACGCCGCGCTGGTACGGTGAAGCGCCCGGACGCTGA
- a CDS encoding HoxN/HupN/NixA family nickel/cobalt transporter — MSLSLQAGPSSARLRNRVGGMYALLVAFNLGAWIWAFIAFRGDPLLLSTGVLAWGFGLRHAVDADHIAAIDNVTRKLMQDGQRPVSVGFFFALGHSAVVLLVAAGVAIAAVALQHRVEQWRGVGGVISTSISATFLFLIAAMNIVILRGVWRAFDKVRNGLPYNNDDLDILLNNRGFVSRLFRPMFRLVSHPVWMLPLGFLFGLGFDTATEVSLLALSASQAAHGVSIATVLVFPALFAAGMTLVDTTDGILMLGAYEWAFVRPIRKLYYNLTITLVSVLVAVLIGGIETLGMFQSKFDLTGGFWDVIGELNENFNNLGFVIIGVFIVSWLLSFLVYRAKGYDKLGPAEPV; from the coding sequence ATGTCGCTTTCGCTTCAGGCTGGACCGTCCTCCGCACGCTTGCGCAATCGGGTGGGCGGTATGTACGCCTTGCTGGTCGCGTTCAATCTCGGTGCGTGGATCTGGGCGTTCATCGCCTTTCGCGGCGATCCGCTGCTGCTGAGCACCGGCGTGCTGGCGTGGGGCTTCGGCCTGCGGCACGCGGTGGATGCCGATCACATCGCCGCCATCGACAACGTCACGCGCAAGTTGATGCAGGACGGGCAGCGTCCCGTCTCGGTCGGCTTCTTCTTCGCGCTCGGTCACTCCGCCGTGGTCCTGCTCGTTGCGGCGGGGGTGGCGATTGCCGCCGTGGCGCTGCAACATCGCGTCGAGCAATGGCGAGGGGTGGGCGGCGTCATCTCCACGAGCATCTCGGCCACGTTCCTGTTCCTGATTGCCGCGATGAACATCGTCATCCTGCGCGGCGTGTGGCGGGCGTTCGACAAGGTGCGCAACGGCCTGCCGTACAACAACGACGACCTCGACATTCTGCTCAACAATCGCGGTTTCGTCTCGCGCCTGTTCCGCCCGATGTTCCGGCTGGTTTCGCATCCGGTATGGATGCTGCCGCTGGGGTTTCTGTTCGGCCTTGGCTTCGATACGGCAACCGAAGTGAGTCTGCTGGCGCTCTCGGCGAGTCAGGCGGCGCACGGCGTGTCGATCGCCACGGTGCTGGTGTTCCCGGCGCTGTTCGCGGCGGGCATGACGCTGGTCGACACGACCGACGGCATTCTCATGCTCGGGGCGTACGAGTGGGCATTCGTGCGCCCGATTCGCAAGCTCTACTACAACCTGACGATCACGCTGGTATCGGTGCTCGTCGCGGTGCTCATCGGCGGTATCGAGACGCTCGGCATGTTCCAGAGCAAGTTCGACCTCACGGGCGGGTTCTGGGACGTGATCGGAGAACTGAACGAGAACTTCAACAATCTCGGCTTCGTGATTATCGGCGTGTTCATCGTGTCGTGGCTGCTGTCGTTTCTCGTCTACCGGGCCAAGGGATACGACAAGCTCGGTCCTGCCGAGCCGGTCTGA